Genomic window (Bacillus vallismortis):
GATAACACTCGGCGCTGTTGTAATCAAGTCGATTTTGAACTCACGCTCTATCCGTTCCTGAATGATTTCCATGTGAAGCATGCCTAAAAATCCGCAACGGAATCCGAATCCAAGCGCCTGTGACGTTTCCGCTTCATACTGAAGGGAGGAATCATTCAGCTCAAGCTTTTCAAGGGCTTCTCTTAAATCATTGTATTTGGCCGTATCAATCGGATAAAGGCCGCAGTACACCATCGGGTTGAGCTTGCGGTATCCCGGCAGCGCTTCGTCTGCAGGATTGGCAGCGCTTGTTATCGTGTCACCGACACGTGTGTCACCGACATTTTTGATCGCAGCAGTTAAAAAGCCTACATCTCCGACCGTCAGTTCATCTGTCGGAGTAGCTTTTGGCGTAAATACACCGACTTCTGTCACTTCAAATTCTTTGCCGGTTGCCATCATTTTGATTTTTTGCCCCGGCTTTACCGTTCCTTCAACGACTCTGATATAAGCCACGACACCCCGATAAGCGTCATAAAGCGAGTCGAAGATCAGCGCTTTAAGCGGCGCCTCCGGATCTCCAGTCGGTGCCGGCACCTTTTCTACGATCTGTTCTAAAATCTCCTCAATCCCGATACCGGCTTTTGCTGAAGCAAGCACGGCTTCTGATGCGTCAAGACCGATAACGTCCTCTACCTCTTGGCGCACACGTTCAGGCTCTGCGCTCGGGAGATCGATTTTGTTAATGACCGGCAGAATTTCAAGGTCATTGTCAAGCGCTAAGTAAACGTTGGCAAGCGTCTGCGCTTCAATTCCCTGCGCCGCATCCACAACAAGAATCGCTCCTTCGCAGGCAGCAAGACTTCGGGATACTTCGTATGTGAAATCGACATGTCCCGGCGTATCAATCAGATGGAAAATATATTCTTCTCCGTCTTTTGCTTTGTATTTAAGCTGAACAGAGTTTAACTTAATGGTTATGCCCCGTTCACGTTCAAGATCCATAGAATCGAGCAATTGTTCTTTCATTTCTCGTTGAGTGATTGCCGACGTTTTTTCTAAAATACGATCCGCTAAGGTCGATTTTCCGTGGTCAATATGGGCAATGATAGAGAAATTCCGTATTCTCGACTGCCTCTCTAAACGCTTTTCTTTATCTGTCACAATCTATCACTCCTACTATTAAACGCAAAATACACTAGCTTAGATTATATCAATAGGATTGTTAAGATTCAATGTAAAACAAGAAAGAGAAAAGTTCCCTGTTAATCTTGGGCTGCTTTTCTCTTTCACACACCTATTGATTCATATCACGTATCCATTCATACATCGACTGGGCAGTGTTGGTTACGGTGTTCGAAAGCGCTTTTCCGGCTTTAGAGAACATATTGAACGTTTCCACCTGTTCCAGCTCTTTTTGTTTTTCTTCTAAATCTTTCGCCGTGACTGTTTCTCCTAAGATCGAAGCTTCTTTTTCATTATTTTTTCCGTCGGTGAGCGTAAACGCACCCTTAAGTGAAGGGTCTTGATAGCCTTTCATACTCAGCATTCCGTTATTCGCCTGCTGCATGCCGAACAGCACGCCTAAAAACATGATTGTGACAAGCAGCAAGCATTTGCCAAAGTAAGCAATCAAATCAAACCACCTATTTCTTATTGTTTTTTCGTCTCGCCGCTCTCCGCGTTGACCTTTTCAGCATCCCAGTACATTTCGCTGAATACGTCTGCGGCGGCGTCAGCCGCACGCTGCAGCTCCTCGAGATTATTATCTACTCCGCCGAATTCGAGCAAAAGCGCTCTGTCGGTTAAATCCTGATTATATACACCATTATCGCCCGGCGAGCCTTTCGAAAAAACACCTGTGCTGAGTCCAGGGTATTTTTTCTCCATCAGCTTATGGAGCTCGCTTGCAATTTTATAGTTTTCTTCGAAATTTTTGCTTTTTTTGCCGACGACAAAGGCCACCCGGGCATAGCTTTTCCCTTTAATCGTTGCCGTCGTATCTTTCTTTCGCCGTGAATCTCTATGGATATCAATGATATATTGCAGATTTTTGTTTGACCCGAGCGCCTCTTTGACGACCGGCCTTGATTCATCATACGATCTGGCATAGTTTAAGCCTTTTTTGTTCAGTTTTGCCTGTATATCGGTTTTATTCACTGTGGCTCCAATGCCTTGGGATTCAAGCGCCTTTCCGAACATAGCTCCTACGAGCGTGACGTTGGCTTTAGAATGGCGTGCCATATCAGGATCAGTCTCGCCTTTTAATAGAGGGAGATATGATTCCGTGTTGTGCGTGTGATAGATAAAAACAACCTTTTTATCACCGGTTGTTTGTTTCGGCGGATCTTTTTTCGCACGATCTGATTGTGTTTGCTGTTTTTCAATCTCTGCCAAGTTCGCTTCTCTTTCTTCCTCCATCACCTTAGACGGCGGCGGCGATTCCGCCGGCATATTCGTATAATCCGTGCCTTGTCCAGCTAACAGAATCTCGGTATCAAATTGTGCAAACCCCGGCAGCTCCCGGCCGAGAAAGCTCCGCGGATCTTCGAGGTTGATGCTTGTCGCCAGCTTTAAAGAAAGACGCGAAAGATGAAATGAGCTGTCGGTTTGAGAAAGGTCAGAAGCGAAATAATGGTTCTCCATCCGCAGCAAGTGTGCAAACACGTCACCCGGCATTTCTTCAGTAATCCCGTAAAAAGAGTCAGACGACGGCCTGAGTTCAGGCCGGAGAGACGTCAGCACACCGGATAGAACAAAAATCACGATAAGGCTTACGATAAATAGAAAGATGGCTTTTACCGCTTTCCCGCCATTTACCGCAACAACAATTTGTCTGTTTCTGCGTTTATTTCTCATTGAATCCCTCCAGCGCTTGTCTAGTAATAACTCTATGAACAAGCTAGAGGAAGTAGAACCGTTTAGTGATTGTAGGAGCCTTTGTTTTCTTGTGACACTTTTTCATGAAGCGCTGTGTTTAATCCGTTCGCCAGCACATTTGCCATATCGTCGATGAATGAATCAACTTCCTTCGGCGTAACCATTAAGTTGTGCCCTAAAGGTGAAAGCACCTCGTGAATGAGCTGCCGTTTTTCATCCTCTCCAAGGGTACCAACAATTCCGAGAAATGATTGACGCTGCTTTTGATCGGGAAGATCTTCTTCAGTGAGCACTTTCTTTTTCCCAAACGTCATGCCTGCCGGAACAAGAGATCTTGACGGCCTGTCATCTTTCATTTCTCTTCCAAAGTGTTTTAATATGTAGTCCACCGTGTCGCTGGCAATCGTCACCGCGTCAACGACTGTCGGCACTCCGATTGCAATCACCGGTACGCCAAGCGTGTCTTTGCTTAAATCTTTTCGTTTATTCCCCACACCAGATCCCGGGTGAATGCCTGTGTCCGATATTTGAATGGTTGTGTTAACCCTTTCCACCGCCCGTGCCGCCAATGCATCAATGGCAATGACAAAATCAGGCTTCGATTGCTCAATCACACCTTTAATAATGTCGCTTGTTTCGATTCCCGTAATCCCCATAACACCAGGCGCAAATGCGCTGACAGGTCTGTAGCCCTCCTGCACGTTTTCCGGCTGAAGCTTAAACAAGTGCCTTGTGACCAATAGATTTTCTACAGCCATCGGACCCAGCGCGTCAGGGGTGACGTTCCAGTTGCCGAGCCCGACGATCAAACAGCTCGCATCTTTTGAGATATTAAGGCTTTCAAGGAAAGCCGAAAATTCCTCCGCGAAGACAGCAGAGACCTTTTCCTGCATTTCCGAATCATTCTCTCTGATTCCTTGCGCCTCAAGCGTTAAATAGCGACCTTCTTTTTTTCCTGAGAGCTCCGCGCCTTCCTTGGTAATATCAACAGTGCGGATTTTAATGCCGCCGCGATCGCGTTCTTTTTCAATAAAACCTTTAATTTCTTTTGCCGGCACAGCCTGCTGATTGGCCATCGCTTCCTTCGTTTCAACAGCTAAATCGGTACGTATCAAATACTGATTAACATCCAGTTCACTCTTTTTCATAGAGGGGCCTCCTTCACATTCAGTACCTATATTGTTGCCATTTGCTGAATGAATCATGCTAAAAAGAGATCCTTCAATTAAAAATACTTTACATTTATATTGCAATCTAAAGGTGTGTTTGATAGAATACAATTTGTTCTATTGTGAAGAAGATTTAACCTTAAGACACTGTGCTACAGGTTGTATCTTAGGAGGTGAAACACATGCCAAACATTAAATCAGCGATTAAACGTACAAAAACAAACAACGAACGCCGCGTTCATAACGCGACAATCAAATCTGCTATGCGTACTGCAATCAAACAAGTTGAAGCTTCTGTTGCTAACAATGAAGCCGACAAAGCGAAAACTGCTCTTACTGAAGCAGCTAAACGTATTGATAAAGCAGTGAAAACAGGTCTTGTACACAAAAATACCGCATCTCGTTACAAATCAAGATTAGCGAAAAAAGTGAACGGACTTTCTGCATAATATAAAAACGATCCTCAATCATGGGGATCGTTTTTTTCATTTCTTTTTAACAACTGTAAAAGGAACAGTTCGAGCAGGAGCTGCTTGTCCTTTTTCCCTGTTTTCATCTCGTAGTCCATGACGGCAAGCTGTTCAATAATTGACCGGAGCTCGGCCTCTGAAAAAAGCCTTGCTTGATCCATCGCCAGCTTTACCCGGAATGGATGGACTTTTAAATTAGAAGCGATTTGCTTTTGTCCGTAGCCTTGTTCCGCGAAATACTTTGTTTGCAGAATCAGCCGGAACTGATTCGAAATAAGCGCCATGATTTTGATCGGTTCTTCATTTTGTTTGAGCAAATCATAAAAAATTTGCAGGCTTTCTGTTCGTTTCCGGTTGACGATTTTATTGATCAGCTCAAATATATTTTGTTCAAGGCTTCTCGCTACAAGCATTTTCACATCATCCAGCGTAATTTCTTCACGATCTCCAATAAACGTGCAGAGCTTCTGAATCTCCTGAAAAATCGATGACAGATGTCCATTCACAAGCAGAACCAAATGCTCCGCCGCTTCAGTGCCGATTGTTTTCTGCTCGGTTTTTGCAAGGTTGACAGTAAAATCTGTCGTCTCCTTTGCGTTTAATTCCTTTGCCTCCATCATAAACGCGTGCTTCTTTAATGCTTTCGTCAGTTTTTTCCGCTCATCCAGCTTTTCATACGGGGCAAGCAGGACAAAGACCGTATAAGGCGCAGGCGATTGTAAATATGATTCAAGCGCGCTGACGTTATGCTCAATTTTTTCTTTTTTCTTTTCACCTGTTAAAAAATATGGATTTTTCACAATAACAAGACGCCGCTCCCCCATAAACGGAAACGTTTCAGCATCTGCAATTGCTTTGTCCAGCGGTTCCTCTTCCAGATCAAAAACGGATAGATTGAAATCCTTTGTTTCCTGATCAATGACCGCCTGTCTGATCCTGCTAACGGTTTCCTGCAGCAGATACGTCTCTTTTCCGTATAAACAATAAACCGGATGGACATCTCCTTTTCTCAGGTTTTTCCACACATCAAATACCATTGTTGTACGACTTCCTCTCTTTCATCATCCCCTTCTATCCTAAATTGAGTTTACAAAATAGTAAAGAGGAAGCCTGACTGCTGCTTCCCCATTTATATTAAACGCCTGATCGCAAGCCCCCGGGACAGCTTGTAAAAAGGCGATAATCACCAGAACAGAAAACGTTACCTTAGCTTCTAGATTTTTCAAAACAATTCCATTATACTTAAATCAGTCAGGAGGGATTAAATTGAATGATTTTGAAAAAAACGTTCAAAGCAAACGAAATGATGCTGTAGATTCAGCTGTTGGTTTTGTTGTGTCCTTCGGATTTTTCGCCTTCTTGTTTGTCATGGCAACGGTTATTCACCTGGTTGGTTCATAACAGCGACTGCCCGGGCTGCTGATTTCTCGGCAGTCTTTTTTTAGTTCGTCTCTGTTATTCTGATGTATCATATGGGGGATAGACAGAAAAGGTTCCAACTCTGTTTTTATATCTATATTGGATCGTTCCGCTTTGATCGGTGCGCAGCACGCGGATGGGATGTCTCTGTAATATTTGCAGAACTTCTTGATGGGGATGATGGTACCGATTGTTTTCACCTGCTGAGATAATGGCCGTTTCCGGCTGAATCTGTTTGATGAAATCTTCACCGGTAGAGCCTTTGCTTCCATGGTGCCCCACCTTTAACACGTCTGTTTTTAGATTCGGAAACACGCTTATAACTTCCTGTTCCCCTTCTTTCTCCAGGTCACCTGTCAAGATCCAGCTCATACCGCCCGTTTTCATCCACAGAACGAGAGAAGAATTATTTTTGCTTGCCGGATCAGGTCCTTCCGGTGACAGTACATAGAACTGTAAATCCTTTATTTGCAACACATCACCTCGCTTCACCTCTTCAATTGGCACTCCCTCCTCTCTGGCTGCCTGCAGCACTTTCTCATCCTTCGGTTCAGAAACAAACCCTTTCGGAATCACGAGGCGCTTCACTTTATGATGCTTCAGCAGAGTCTCCGCCTCTCCGATATGATCTTGGTCAGCATGCGTGAGAATTAACGCATCAAGCTGTTTGACCCCCTTAGCGGTTAAAAACGGAATCAGCACCTTTTCCCCGAGTGAAAACGGATGCTGTTTTTCCCGCCAAGGCTCTGACGAATAAGACAAAGTGCCGCCAGTATCAATTAAAACATGCCCCCGCTGATGCGGAGCACCTACATACATGCTGTCACCCTGCCCAATATCAATCATATCGACCTCTCCTTCAGAACTAAGACAAGGATAT
Coding sequences:
- the lepA gene encoding translation elongation factor 4, with protein sequence MTDKEKRLERQSRIRNFSIIAHIDHGKSTLADRILEKTSAITQREMKEQLLDSMDLERERGITIKLNSVQLKYKAKDGEEYIFHLIDTPGHVDFTYEVSRSLAACEGAILVVDAAQGIEAQTLANVYLALDNDLEILPVINKIDLPSAEPERVRQEVEDVIGLDASEAVLASAKAGIGIEEILEQIVEKVPAPTGDPEAPLKALIFDSLYDAYRGVVAYIRVVEGTVKPGQKIKMMATGKEFEVTEVGVFTPKATPTDELTVGDVGFLTAAIKNVGDTRVGDTITSAANPADEALPGYRKLNPMVYCGLYPIDTAKYNDLREALEKLELNDSSLQYEAETSQALGFGFRCGFLGMLHMEIIQERIEREFKIDLITTAPSVIYDVYMTDGEKVVVDNPSNMPDPQKIERIEEPYVKATMMVPNDFVGAVMELCQGKRGNFIDMQYLDANRVSIVYDMPLAEIVYEFFDQLKSSTKGYASFDYELIGYKPSQLVKMDIMLNGEKIDALSFIVHRDYAYERGKVIVEKLKELIPRQHFEVPIQAAIGQKIVARSTIKAMRKNVLAKCYGGDISRKRKLLEKQKEGKRRMKQVGSVEVPQEAFMAVLKMDDSPKK
- a CDS encoding YqxA family protein, which encodes MIAYFGKCLLLVTIMFLGVLFGMQQANNGMLSMKGYQDPSLKGAFTLTDGKNNEKEASILGETVTAKDLEEKQKELEQVETFNMFSKAGKALSNTVTNTAQSMYEWIRDMNQ
- the spoIIP gene encoding spore autolysin SpoIIP, producing the protein MRNKRRNRQIVVAVNGGKAVKAIFLFIVSLIVIFVLSGVLTSLRPELRPSSDSFYGITEEMPGDVFAHLLRMENHYFASDLSQTDSSFHLSRLSLKLATSINLEDPRSFLGRELPGFAQFDTEILLAGQGTDYTNMPAESPPPSKVMEEEREANLAEIEKQQTQSDRAKKDPPKQTTGDKKVVFIYHTHNTESYLPLLKGETDPDMARHSKANVTLVGAMFGKALESQGIGATVNKTDIQAKLNKKGLNYARSYDESRPVVKEALGSNKNLQYIIDIHRDSRRKKDTTATIKGKSYARVAFVVGKKSKNFEENYKIASELHKLMEKKYPGLSTGVFSKGSPGDNGVYNQDLTDRALLLEFGGVDNNLEELQRAADAAADVFSEMYWDAEKVNAESGETKKQ
- the gpr gene encoding GPR endopeptidase, which encodes MKKSELDVNQYLIRTDLAVETKEAMANQQAVPAKEIKGFIEKERDRGGIKIRTVDITKEGAELSGKKEGRYLTLEAQGIRENDSEMQEKVSAVFAEEFSAFLESLNISKDASCLIVGLGNWNVTPDALGPMAVENLLVTRHLFKLQPENVQEGYRPVSAFAPGVMGITGIETSDIIKGVIEQSKPDFVIAIDALAARAVERVNTTIQISDTGIHPGSGVGNKRKDLSKDTLGVPVIAIGVPTVVDAVTIASDTVDYILKHFGREMKDDRPSRSLVPAGMTFGKKKVLTEEDLPDQKQRQSFLGIVGTLGEDEKRQLIHEVLSPLGHNLMVTPKEVDSFIDDMANVLANGLNTALHEKVSQENKGSYNH
- the rpsT gene encoding 30S ribosomal protein S20, encoding MPNIKSAIKRTKTNNERRVHNATIKSAMRTAIKQVEASVANNEADKAKTALTEAAKRIDKAVKTGLVHKNTASRYKSRLAKKVNGLSA
- the holA gene encoding DNA polymerase III subunit delta, with the translated sequence MVFDVWKNLRKGDVHPVYCLYGKETYLLQETVSRIRQAVIDQETKDFNLSVFDLEEEPLDKAIADAETFPFMGERRLVIVKNPYFLTGEKKKEKIEHNVSALESYLQSPAPYTVFVLLAPYEKLDERKKLTKALKKHAFMMEAKELNAKETTDFTVNLAKTEQKTIGTEAAEHLVLLVNGHLSSIFQEIQKLCTFIGDREEITLDDVKMLVARSLEQNIFELINKIVNRKRTESLQIFYDLLKQNEEPIKIMALISNQFRLILQTKYFAEQGYGQKQIASNLKVHPFRVKLAMDQARLFSEAELRSIIEQLAVMDYEMKTGKKDKQLLLELFLLQLLKRNEKNDPHD
- a CDS encoding YqzM family protein; this translates as MNDFEKNVQSKRNDAVDSAVGFVVSFGFFAFLFVMATVIHLVGS